The Medicago truncatula cultivar Jemalong A17 chromosome 4, MtrunA17r5.0-ANR, whole genome shotgun sequence genome includes a region encoding these proteins:
- the LOC11439572 gene encoding uncharacterized protein — protein MLIFFFKFTSEMLGVKYMQLVEKDNEDSKKSNPGSPRKENAPEISDGGSSSKTLTDDGSVQLRRSARISTSKKGSGVVTPKGAKGSRVVTVKGVKGSGGNKGKNPIDSNSIPWTTAEEDQLRIAALEYNFGWAAIMKSEKYSKVFKHRNVDLIRIKCIQLLKKDAKLAKVSDKNKPYFFVGQSSTMNNSDGSAVNPVLNAMLDGNELMRKILSKVTIAVDILQEKKKEKEKKKQQERCFLHK, from the exons atgctaatttttttttttaaattcacatCTGAGATGCTTGGG GTTAAGTATATGCAGTTGGTCGAAAAAGATAATGAAGATTCGAAGAAGTCAAATCCTGGAAGTCCTAGAAAAGAGAATGCACCTGAAATTTCTGATGGTGGCTCAAGCAGTAAGACTCTAACAGATGATGGTTCTGTTCAACTGAGAAGAAGTGCAAGAATAAGCACCTCCAAGAAGGGAAGTGGag tTGTCACTCCTAAGGGAGCTAAGGGAAGTCGAGTTGTCACTGTTAAGGGAGTTAAGGGAAGTGGAGGCAACAAAG GTAAAAATCCCATAGATTCTAATTCTATACCTTGGACTACGGCTGAAGAAGACCAATTGAGAATTGCTGCTCTAGAATACAACTTTGGCTGGGCAGCAATTATGAAGTCTGAAAAGTATTCTAAAGTTTTCAAACATCGAAATGTTGATTTGATTAGG aTTAAGTGTATTCAGTTGTTGAAAAAGGACGCCAAGTTGGCAAAGGTGTCTGACAAGAATAAGCCATACTTCTTTGTTGGACAAAGCTCCACTATGAATAATTCTGATGGCTCAGCTGTTAACCCCGTG CTAAATGCTATGCTGGATGGTAACGAACTGATGAGGAAGATTCTGAGTAAAGTTACTATTGCAGTTGATATCTtacaagagaagaagaaagagaaggaaaagaaaaagcagCAGGAGCGATGTTTCTTACACAAATAA
- the LOC112420987 gene encoding uncharacterized protein, whose product MSIGRTTLDVWQQWQDVHKQPSSSVVQYRQNRVQGNNSVWEKPSEMWLKCNVDVALHDLNHITSFACCVRDSHEQFVRAQTKWKRANMTVLEGEAVALLEALHFVVANTWNRVIFESDSSTLVQALSSSDHGDSEFYAIVSSIIDQLS is encoded by the coding sequence ATGAGCATTGGGAGGACAACACTAGATGTATGGCAACAATGGCAAGATGTTCATAAACAACCATCATCATCGGTTGTGCAATACAGACAAAATAGAGTGCAAGGTAACAACTCGGTTTGGGAGAAACCGAGCGAGATGTGGTTGAAGTGCAATGTGGATGTCGCGCTCCATGATCTCAACCATATTACATCTTTTGCGTGTTGTGTTAGAGACTCCCATGAGCAATTTGTTCGGGCTCAAACGAAATGGAAGCGAGCAAATATGACAGTATTGGAGGGGGAGGCAGTAGCCTTACTCGAGGCCCTTCACTTTGTTGTTGCGAACACATGGAACCGGGTTATTTTCGAGTCCGATTCATCTACTCTAGTGCAAGCTCTATCGTCTTCGGACCATGGTGATTCAGAATTCTATGCTATTGTTTCTAGTATTATTGATCAGTTATCTTAA
- the LOC11439076 gene encoding tonoplast dicarboxylate transporter, giving the protein MTGEHSETSVSDESNNNLNLKAPLLPLHRTQSNPFNLKSFFTLNNFYVLLGPLLSLFICLFVKLDTPNNNSRNMLAVIAWVFSWWVTSALPLPVTSMCPLFLFPLFGIASADTVAHSYMDDVITLVLGSFILALAVERYNVHRRLALTVTSVFCGEPLNPALLLLGLCGTSFFVSMWMHNVAAAVMLMPVATGLLQRLPPPSEQSELVNKFSRAVVLTVVYAVPIGGMSTLTGTGVNLILIGMWKSLVPGAKPISFNTWFFFAFPVAIVFLVCFWCILCLIYLRKGSASALSPYLSKGHLKRELEALGPISFAEKMVLSVFGLLIILWMTRRITDDIPGWGTFFHGLVGDGSVSVMVAVLLFIIPNRKQEGERLMDWNECKKLPWNLILLLGAGFALADGVQSSGLADVLSKALDFLEDAPYLAIAPAVSLISSIITEFITSNDATATLIIPLLYHIARTMHVHPLLLMIPGAIATEFAFLLPTSTPSNVVGFATGHIEIQDTLKVGLPLKVAGIAVLSVFMPSLGAFVFGTNGVQWMPNKISPWLTN; this is encoded by the exons ATGACAGGAGAACATAGTGAAACATCAGTTTCCGATGAATCCAACAATAACCTCAACCTGAAGGCCCCACTTCTACCACTCCATAGAACACAAAGCAATCCTTTCAACCTCAAATCCTTTTTCACCCTCAACAATTTCTATGTTCTTCTTGGACCTTTATTGTCCCTTTTCATATGTCTCTTTGTTAAACTTGATACTCCAAACAACAATAGCCGTAACATGCTTGCTGTTATTGCTTGGGTTTTCAGTTGGTGGGTTACCTCTGCTTTACCACTTCCTGTTACTTCTATGTGTCCTCTGTTTCTATTCCCTCTCTTTGGAATTGCTTCTGCTGATACCGTTGCTCACTCTTACATGGACGATGTCATTACACTTGTTTTGGGAAGTTTCATTCTTGCTCTCGCCGTTGAACGCTACAACGTTCACAGAAGATTGGCCTTGACC GTGACATCAGTGTTTTGTGGGGAACCGTTGAATCCAGCGCTATTGTTATTGGGTCTATGTGGCACGTCATTCTTTGTGAGTATGTGGATGCACAACGTGGCAGCTGCCGTGATGTTGATGCCGGTGGCCACAGGGCTGCTACAGAGGCTGCCACCACCGTCAGAGCAATCGGAGTTGGTGAATAAGTTCAGCAGAGCGGTGGTTCTGACAGTGGTTTATGCGGTTCCAATTGGAGGAATGAGCACTTTGACAGGGACAGGTGTAAATTTGATATTGATTGGAATGTGGAAGAGTCTTGTTCCTGGTGCAAAACCAATAAGTTTCAACACATGGTTCTTCTTTGCTTTTCCGGTAGCGATtgtttttcttgtatgcttttgGTGTATTCTCTGCTTGATTTATCTAAGGAAGGGCTCAGCTAGCGCTCTCTCTCCTTATTTGAGTAAAGGACACTTGAAGAGGGAATTGGAAGCTCTAG GTCCCATATCTTTCGCAGAGAAAATGGTGTTGTCTGTGTTTGGG TTGCTGATCATATTATGGATGACAAGAAGGATCACAGATGACATTCCCGGATGGGGAACTTTTTTCCATGGCCTTGTTGGTGATGGAAGTGTCAGT GTTATGGTGGCTGTATTATTGTTCATAATACCGAACAGAAAACAAGAGGGTGAGAGGCTAATGGATTGGAATGAATGCAAGAAACTACCTTGGAACCTAATTTTGTTACTTGGAGCTGGTTTTGCTTTAGCTGATGGAGTTCAATCTAGTGGTCTAGCAGATGTGCTTTCTAAAGCTTTAGATTTCTTAGAAGATGCCCCATATTTGGCAATTGCTCCTGCAGTTAGTCTTATAAGTAGTATTATTACTGAATTCATCACTTCTAATGATGCCACTGCTACACTTATTATTCCACTTCTATATCATATAGCTAGGACTATGCATGTACATCCTCTTCTTCTTATGATCCCAGGAGCAATTGCTACTGAATTTGCTTTCTTGCTTCCTACGTCAACTCCCTCAAATGTAGTTGGTTTTGCTACTGGTCACATTGAAATTCAAGATACGCTCAAAGTTGGTCTGCCACTTAAGGTTGCTGGGATAGCTGTGCTCTCAGTTTTTATGCCATCTCTAG GCGCTTTTGTTTTTGGAACAAATGGTGTCCAATGGATGCCAAACAAAATCTCTCCTTGGTTAACAAATTGA